In Theileria equi strain WA chromosome 4 map unlocalized gcontig_1105316255033, whole genome shotgun sequence, the following are encoded in one genomic region:
- a CDS encoding conserved hypothetical protein (encoded by transcript BEWA_013070A), whose translation MADKKESDTLGKIVAFLAGLSFYQLPYLALSTGKYTLGRFMISPSFVSIYINRINVSFRIITLLGITTMTIYSQCKGPYKTQLCMAFFPLLHLCYIFLLFVYASGGAQGHMTLYYWGILIGSFVLGLCFTTAVEILSANVVCLLAALPMAGIVVSLYHLSFLVIGSYVGVSDVNYWLVVCQIIMGALLTGSSAILYIVAYNGKSDPGGSQGDTDPFMTALAKAWSPILLITLGYGLHSAFYSAIAPYKLIGVRKGYTIDMTILFTSAIAPLSVLVLKEYGMGPNKPWRNSDAIWHASWIFFVIEVFCAVIFACSLHFPEWRLTKVVRSNALVLGFLTVLYDTCAQATRTIGTNGADTQGQEGKSNNIMNTFNTFTYSLSQVIFAFLGDGYVKTYSKYEHNRERWPTKHYTNKRAFWFWTWSATKVSYHTLGTAFTTDLRSEVIGKRELLFIVYADETDHSSKPTKAKDPKVLKIVHGI comes from the coding sequence ATGGCGGATAAGAAGGAATCAGACACTCTTGGGAAGATTGTGGCCTTTTTGGCCGGTCTATCCTTTTATCAATTACCTTACCTGGCCTTGTCTACCGGCAAGTACACTCTGGGAAGGTTTATGATATCCCCAAGCTTCGTGAGCATATACATTAACCGGATTAATGTGTCCTTTAGGATCATTACTCTCCTGGGAATCACAACAATGACGATATACTCCCAGTGTAAGGGGCCTTACAAGACACAGCTTTGCATGGCGTTCTTCCCATTGCTCCATCTTTGCTATATTTTCCTCCTGTTTGTCTATGCTTCAGGAGGAGCTCAGGGACACATGACCTTGTATTACTGGGGGATTTTAATTGGATCATTTGTCCTTGGTTTGTGCTTTACTACGGCCGTAGAGATTTTATCCGCAAACGTAGTCTGTCTCCTAGCAGCTCTTCCGATGGCTGGAATTGTAGTATCACTTTATCACCTCTCATTTCTGGTAATTGGAAGCTACGTTGGAGTGTCTGATGTCAACTACTGGCTAGTCGTGTGCCAGATTATCATGGGCGCATTGTTGACTGGATCAAGCGCAATTTTGTACATTGTTGCTTATAATGGTAAAAGTGATCCAGGCGGCAGTCAAGGAGATACTGACCCATTCATGACAGCCCTTGCAAAGGCCTGGTCACCTATCCTTTTAATCACTCTGGGTTATGGTCTTCACAGTGCCTTTTATTCTGCCATTGCACCTTACAAGCTCATAGGAGTTAGAAAGGGGTACACAATCGATATGACTATCCTCTTTACAAGCGCTATAGCTCCCCTGTCAGTTTTAGTTTTAAAAGAGTATGGAATGGGACCAAACAAACCGTGGAGAAACAGTGATGCCATATGGCATGCCTCGTGGATATTCTTTGTAATTGAGGTATTTTGCGCCGTTATATTTGCATGTAGTCTTCATTTCCCCGAGTGGAGGCTCACAAAAGTTGTCAGAAGTAATGCTCTTGTTTTGGGATTTCTCACTGTTTTGTATGATACATGCGCACAGGCAACAAGAACTATTGGTACCAACGGAGCAGACACGCAAGGGCAGGAGGGTAAAAGTAACAATATCATGAACACCTTTAACACATTCACATATTCCCTCTCGCAAGTTATCTTTGCATTCCTCGGAGACGGCTATGTCAAGACGTACTCCAAATATGAACACAATAGGGAAAGGTGGCCCACTAAGCATTACACCAATAAAAGAGCATTCTGGTTCTGGACCTGGAGCGCAACAAAAGTCTCGTACCATACTCTTGGAACAGCATTTACCACAGATTTAAGATCCGAAGTTATCGGCAAAAGGGAGCTTCTCTTCATTGTCTATGCCGATGAAACGGATCATAGTAGCAAACCTACCAAGGCAAAAGACCCTAAAGTATTGAAGATAGTTCACGGTATATAG
- a CDS encoding conserved hypothetical protein (encoded by transcript BEWA_013040A) translates to MINSRKDSFGSAKKVEKGFDFSSKFAVYSETPDSSTYDRNNGRKSDSDSNKRKVVDNEELYAKRSQLLHQHFGYTDESNPFGDKRLAEPFVWEKKGKAKHSVEDVRSKVEEIKEVKHRREQHEIQKSMLEEYRQDSHRGKQEEDYQEWESKEREFNLKQIIAKSAIRVADGREKLIDKFVLSINPNNIFFTSPVDVNDMFSKMDLQDAKDAMEIIEANVELLKDQTWLEYFKALETIVKNKFESSYESFGIAPAVSEKIDQILSKKSLEDLDVYEREIKKRLAGTGIVDTNFWEAALSRIPFFRACRIVTHVISRSNPQPTHTSAPITHTPQSKSSECPSDSLIKPTKSVDYEKFIKFTKLDEDEEVFDSRVELSDSSDASLITPKYYNRIIKNFEWTKYNLAHYDTDNPPPKLVQGYKFNIFYPELKGKIPKWKLQKDGKENDTALIRFIAGHPYKDIAFRVINKEWNTYPNKGFKNFFDNGILHLYFNFKKVKYRR, encoded by the exons ATGATAAATAGCCGTAAAGACTCCTTTGGTTCTGCAAAGAAGGTGGAAAAGGGCTTTGATTTCTCTTCAAAATTCGCGGTATACTCTGAAACCCCCGACTCTAGCACATACGACCGCAATAATGGACGCAAGAGTGATTCGGACTCCAATAAACGTAAAGTTGTAGATAATGAGGAGTTGTATGCGAAAAGAAGCCAGCTTCTGCACCAACACTTTGGATATACCGATGAAAGTAACCCTTTTGGGGACAAAAGGCTCGCTGAACCTTTTGTTTGGGAAAAGAAGGGCAAAGCTAAACATTCTGTAGAAGATGTAAGGTCTAAAGTG GAGGAAATAAAGGAAGTAAAGCACAGGCGCGAACAGCATGAGATCCAAAAGTCCATGCTAGAAGAGTATAGACAGGATTCTCACAGGGGGAAACAAGAGGAAGACTATCAGGAATGGGAGTCTAAGGAGAGAGAATTTAATTTGAAACAGATTATCGCAAAATCCGCCATCAGAGTTGCAGATGGCCGTGAAAAACTCATTGACAAGTTCGTCCTCTCAATAAATCCAAAcaatatcttctttacctCTCCAGTGGATGTGAATGATATGTTTAGTAAGATGGATCTGCAGGATGCCAAAGATGCAATGGAAATTATAGAAGCAAATGTGGAATTGTTGAAGGATCAAACATGGTTGGAGTATTTTAAAGCACTAGAGACCATTGTAAAGAACAAGTTTGAATCCAGTTACGAGTCCTTTGGGATTGCTCCAGCAGTTAGTGAGAAAATTGATCAAATTCTCTCCAAAAAGAGTCTAGAAGATCTGGATGTATATGAAAGGGAAATTAAAAAACGTCTAGCTGGTACAGGAATTGTTGACACAAATTTTTGGGAGGCTGCATTATCACGTATACCATTTTTCAGGGCCTGCAGAATTGTTACACACGTTATATCCAG ATCAAATCCGCAACCTACACACACAAGTGCCCCTATTACACATACCCCGCAGTCTAAATCTAGTGAATGTCCATCGGATTCTCTGATTAAACCCACAAAATCTGTAGACTATGAAAAGTTTATCAAATTCACCAAACtggatgaagatgaagaagtttttGACTCGCGCGTAGAGTTGTCTGATTCCTCTGATGCATCCTTAATTACACCGAAATACTATAatagaatcatcaaaaatttcgaatggacaaaatacAATTTAGCCCATTATGATACCGACAATCCTCCCCCAAAACTTGTTCAGGGCTACAAATTTAACATTTTTTACCCAGAGTTAAAGGGGAAAATCCCAAAATGGAAGCTTCAGAAGGACGGAAAGGAGAACGATACTGCACTCATTAGATTTATTGCAGGGCATCCTTACAAGGATATTGCCTTTAGGGTTATCAACAAGGAGTGGAATACGTATCCTAACAAGGgctttaaaaactttttTGATAATGGAATACTGCACCTctattttaattttaaaaaggtAAAGTATAGGAGATGA
- a CDS encoding conserved hypothetical protein (encoded by transcript BEWA_013090A): MTKGETEKKYAMFFAGLTLLQSLRVALTGAKFALDRFKIPQQHASSFINMVHNPMELATFTGIFIGTIIALIWFNVSNTSFKWFAVFTNVTLCLSFIVLLIAFRSGGEQGDLTFYYWTIVFVSFIYGLNVATVMTVGSDNAAFFNMGIPLSGIQVCIYYYVFTKLAEWYQWSNVSYKIIFWQLIIAIVISALSAGLWIYVAIVSTNEQDNSDSGTYLSPIFMGVVGMGGIYAFYLAISPYKLTDVGTGYTIDLVVLFASAVPGIIIAILCLFKKGPDKKWSTYATNFAWWHAAWVLAIPHILAIVLCLYVLHHPDSGVASSIKSSGRLVGLITVTLKFCEEGLKAVSYAGAGAHGGTISSVNVLLAQFLMIVLAFTGDGYLKTYSKYEHDRSKWPTKDFGFWKSLGYWIGNGVSEACKSVKSSFTTNVRCKVLGKSEA, from the coding sequence ATGACAAAAGGGGAGACAGAGAAGAAGTATGCCATGTTTTTTGCAGGGctgactctgttgcagtctctccgtgtggctttaactggagcaaagtttgcacttgatagatttaaaattcctcaacaacatgccagttcgttcattaacatggtccataatcctatggaactggcaacgtttactggcATTTTTATTGGGACTATTATAGCGCTAATTTGGTTCAATGTCTCCAATACATCTTTCAAGTGGTTTGCCGTATTTACGAATGTGACACTGTGTTTATCCTTCATTGTACTCCTAATTGCATTTAGATCTGGAGGAGAGCAGGGCGATCTCaccttctactactggaccATTGTATTTGTCTCATTTATCTACGGACTTAATGTGGCAACTGTGATGACTGTTGGAAGTGACAATGCCGCCTTTTTCAACATGGGAATTCCTCTTTCTGGTATTCAAGTTTGCATATACTACTATGTCTTCACTAAGTTGGCTGAGTGGTATCAGTGGTCAAACGTTAGCTACAAGATTATATTCTGGCAGCTAATAATAGCAATAGTGATTTCAGCACTATCAGCTGGTCTCTGGATTTATGTTGCTATTGTTAGCACTAATGAACAAGATAATTCTGATTCTGGTACTTATTTGTCTCCAATTTTCATGGGCGTAGTTGGTATGGGTGGAATCTATGCCTTCTACCTTGCTATTTCTCCTTATAAGTTGACAGATGTTGGTACTGGTTACACTATTGACCTGGTTGTCTTATTCGCTAGTGCCGTTCCAGGTATTATTATCGCCATTTTATGCCTATTTAAAAAAGGTCCAGATAAAAAATGGAGCACTTATGCTACTAATTTTGCATGGTGGCATGCTGCCTGGGTGTTGGCAATTCCACACATTCTTGCCATAGTTTTGTGCTTATATGTACTTCATCACCCAGATAGTGGAGTAGCTAGTTCTATAAAAAGCAGTGGAAGACTTGTTGGACTCATTACTGTAACcctaaagttttgtgaggAAGGGTTAAAAGCAGTATCATATGCTGGAGCTGGTGCACATGGTGGTACCATTTCCTCTGTTAATGTCTTATTAGCACAGTTTTTAATGATCGttttggcctttactggagacggtTACCTAAAGACTTACTCTAAATATGAGCATGATAGGAGTAAGTGGCCTACTAAAGACTTTGGCTTCTGGAAGTCCTTAGGATACTGGATAGGAAATGGAGTATCTGAGGCCTGTAAGAGCGTtaaatcatcctttaccACTAATGTCAgatgcaaagttttgggtaaatcagaAGCTTGA
- a CDS encoding hypothetical protein (encoded by transcript BEWA_013060A) codes for MNVFSVLFTVSLVGLCHCGELGSLRKETGDVVLDLSSPDSSSLSLGDYLIHGVSHKAFVPKVGSFLVAIVDNRDTLWTSTDPQEGCTGAYLFSREGHSSLLSVYTRGAGDETFCFEKDAGAWKNVDKRYFEHRLHLMKDFSASAGERLGGPETLPEDAVGAPKEHAAELDFATLGCPLEGFSGTEAKPKVTLPPTESNNNSEDASENKVEGGAPDDEEESGDIPPESSPSTAAEPSPTEDTEQTAVSSSDPVDQQPTEVSELQESEPLQSTESPQEVAYQQSEAPVETTSDNVREPEVPEDSKDDNPEVTPQEVAYQQSEAPLEDPKPVSNEEESSNEQEELGDLDDQDSEETLVEEVQPEVAPAESPEDDEPGNGSEKEFGDSESTGYESSDNNLPETKVEEPEEPVSPFLDKVDSTLFNVENGQEDGVPVLKLKVKEGIKADKLTFGDLTLWQGQNSGDSCSTATLYMGENEPIAASYRFKRDGKLIEGYRKFVDGNWFQVNSAGFKKLIGKDDHVTKPKEPSTNGGSKENLRAVPPQHGEVSSEEAQVEVASDTALQEGENVDKPEVPPDEESPVTASSGQGGPVLDLANPDQSKVHIGDRSGNGVNSKKYYPKDGYDIGSVTDGDKELWKSTGAGQKCCFARFYSKGESILVTIGISKGSDSEAKFFEKVGGQWKGLNRDVFFNKFNEMIKS; via the coding sequence ATGAATGTCTTCTCAGTACTGTTTACAGTGTCTCTGGTTGGACTCTGCCACTGTGGAGAGCTCGGTAGTCTCCGTAAAGAGACTGGAGATGTCGTCTTGGACCTCTCTTCTCCGgactcttcttcattatctcTGGGTGATTATCTGATTCATGGAGTGAGTCACAAGGCTTTTGTTCCCAAGGTTGGTAGCTTTTTAGTAGCCATAGTGGATAACAGGGATACCCTTTGGACTTCTACGGACcctcaagaaggatgtaCAGGTGCCTACCTTTTTTCCAGGGAAGGACACTCTTCTCTTCTCAGTGTCTATACAAGGGGTGCCGGAGATGAgaccttttgttttgaaaaggatgcTGGAgcatggaagaatgtggacaAGAGATACTTCGAACATAGGCTCCACTTAATGAAGGACTTTTCTGCATCTGCTGGTGAGAGGCTGGGAGGACCTGAGACTTTACCAGAAGACGCTGTAGGTGCTCCAAAGGAGCATGCAGCTGAGCTTGATTTTGCTACCCTCGGATGCCCATTGGAAGGATTCTCAGGTACAGAAGCTAAGCCAAAGGTCACTCTTCCTCCCACAGAATCTAACAATAATAGTGAAGATGCGAGTGAAAACAAGGTGGAAGGAGGTGCTCCAgatgatgaggaagagtcCGGAGATATCCCACCTGAAAGTTCTCCAAGTACCGCTGCAGAACCATCACCAACTGAAGATACTGAACAGACTGCCGTTTCTTCAAGTGACCCCGTAGATCAGCAACCTACAGAGGTGAGTGAGCTTCAGGAGTCTGAGCCTTTACAGTCTACTGAATCTCCTCAAGAAGTAGCATATCAACAGAGTGAGGCTCCTGTAGAGACCACATCCGATAATGTACGAGAACCAGAGGTACCAGAAGATTCCAAAGATGACAACCCAGAGGTTACTCCTCAAGAAGTAGCATATCAACAGAGTGAGGCTCCTTTAGAGGATCCCAAGCCAGTATCtaatgaggaagaatctaGTAATGAGCAAGAGGAGCTAGGAGACCTTGATGATCAAGACTCTGAAGAGactcttgtagaagaaGTACAGCCAGAAGTTGCTCCTgcagaatctccagaggatgatgaaccTGGGAATGGATCAGAAAAGGAGTTTGGAGATTCAGAGTCGACTGGGTATGAATCCAGTGACAATAATTTACCAGAAACTAAAGTAGAAGAGCCAGAAGAACCTGTAAGCCCTTTCCTGGATAAGGTAGACTCtactctctttaatgtagagaatggacAAGAAGACGGTGTTCCAGTTCTTAAACTCAAAGTCAAGGAGGGTATTAAAGCTGATAAGCTCACATTCGGGGATTTGACGCTATGGCAGGGTCAAAATTCCGGTGATTCATGCTCAACTGCCACCTTATATATGGGAGAAAATGAACCAATAGCTGCTTCGTACAGATTCAAGAGAGACGGAAAACTGATTGAAGGTTACCGCAAGTTTGTAGATGGCAACTGGTTCCAAGTCAATAGTGCTGGCTTCAAGAAATTGATAGGGAAAGATGATCATGTCACAAAACCTAAAGAACCATCTACTAATGGTGGATCTAAAGAGAATCTCAGAGCAGTTCCACCTCAACATGGTGAAGTATCCTCTGAAGAGGCTCAGGTAGAGGTTGCATCCGATACTGCTTTACAGGAGGGGGAGAATGTGGACAAACCTGAGGTACCTccagatgaagaatctcctgTAACAGCCTCATCTGGACAGGGTGGTCCTGTCCTGGATCTTGCAAATCCTGACCAGTCAAAAGTACATATAGGTGACCGCTCTGGTAATGGAGTAAATTCCAAGAagtattatccaaaggatggataTGATATAGGCTCAGTGAcagatggagataaagaaCTTTGGAAATCAACCGGAGCTGGTCAAAAGTGTTGCTTCGCTAGGTTTTATTCAAAGGGAGAATCTATTCTGGTTACAATAGGGATAAGCAAAGGTAGTGACTCGGAAGCTAAattctttgagaaagttggTGGACAGTGGAAGGGTCTTAATAGGGATGTCTTCTTTAATAAATTTAATGAAATGATAAAGTCTTGA
- a CDS encoding signal peptide containing protein (encoded by transcript BEWA_013080A), with amino-acid sequence MKVAAFVYLVSIFGISTCHGWDVPWNKKNDKNKPPTSNLAGSQAISGSTASVNGTSSRVPGQPVPPAEKAPVKKTSEDDNLPLPHEFISGETGRSKELRKWQKKQMGKTNPLLDPDYEPVGVLPHEYISQETGRSNELRKWQATQMGENPFLDPYYEELLEKKKKEEQEQLQKQEELQKKTEDEGAEQKGKAAQERPVPAPPAVKERSDMNQEEKDKEDFGNLESKDKEFTDGIDKAKKGLEDVKSTLETAQKTLSDYAQLYKDTKDKRSKERIEAARKAIMAAQAALRVASGVSGNTDSDIGSVLGSLPEHVDSELPSVESQEKVVKEALEKTEASLEVLKTLEALPKLNDEEKGMKEKYEPKPEESTGAKPTEASTSEENVSSDTSSQMSFGSSTQSSWEKSGSGLDSPSSGSEATGADEDDKRPVGAPGMD; translated from the coding sequence ATGAAGGTCGCTGCATTCGTCTATCTCGTTTCCATCTTTGGAATTTCTACTTGTCATGGTTGGGATGTTCCATGgaacaagaagaatgataagAACAAGCCACCAACAAGCAACCTCGCAGGTTCTCAGGCTATTAGCGGATCTACAGCATCAGTAAATGGTACCTCTAGTAGGGTACCTGGCCAACCTGTTCCTCCAGCTGAAAAGGCTCCAGTAAAGAAAACTTCAGAAGATGACAACTTACCGTTGCCTCACGAGTTTATTTCTGGTGAGACTGGGCGATCTAAAGAACTTAGAAAATGGCAAAAGAAACAGATGGGAAAGACAAACCCGTTATTAGATCCAGACTATGAGCCTGTTGGAGTATTACCTCACGAATATATCTCTCAGGAGACAGGTCGATCCAATGAACTTAGAAAATGGCAAGCTACGCAAATGGGAGAGAATCCGTTTCTAGACCCATACTATGAGGAATTGCTggagaaaaagaaaaaggaagaacaagaacaaCTACAAAAACAAGAGGAGCTTCAAAAGAAAACAGAGGATGAAGGAGCCGAGCAAAAGGGGAAAGCTGCACAGGAAAGACCGGTTCCAGCCCCTCCAGCTGTAAAGGAGCGCTCAGATATGAACcaagaagagaaggatAAGGAAGACTTTGGTAATCTGGAGAGTAAGGACAAAGAGTTTACAGATGGCATAGACAAGGCAAAGAAGGGTCTTGAGGATGTTAAGTCAACCCTGGAAACTGCTCAAAAGACACTGTCAGATTATGCTCAACTTTACAAGGATACAAAGGACAAGAGGAGCAAGGAGAGAATAGAAGCAGCCAGGAAGGCTATCATGGCAGCTCAAGCAGCTCTAAGGGTCGCATCAGGTGTTTCTGGAAATACTGACAGTGATATAGGCAGCGTACTAGGGTCTCTTCCAGAGCACGTGGATTCTGAACTGCCATCTGTAGAGAGTCAAGAAAAGGTCGTCAAGGAGGCTCTGGAAAAGACGGAGGCTTCCCTAGAGGTTCTAAAGACTCTAGAAGCCCTACCAAAGTtgaatgatgaagaaaagggAATGAAGGAAAAGTATGAGCCTAAGCCTGAAGAGAGCACTGGTGCCAAGCCTACTGAGGCATCGACGAGTGAAGAGAATGTCTCCTCCGATACCAGTAGCCAGATGTCATTTGGAAGTTCAACTCAAAGCAGTTGGGAGAAATCAGGAAGTGGCCTAGACTCCCCCTCCAGTGGAAGTGAAGCAACTGGAGCAGATGAAGACGATAAAAGGCCTGTCGGAGCACCAGGAATGGACTAG
- a CDS encoding signal peptide containing protein (encoded by transcript BEWA_013050A), whose translation MNVSSILLATCLLGLCRCRNSRLPTDRLFIEVLDDYAEDEVVSYHLIKGTRKNRSSGQRQVWDLANGTAYEVEHTLPLALRYSDEKVEYLTVEDSRELTHSRHATTLDISSIDSSSYQFFDYSFDGNATRLVVPNKGLNFKKLVDGKRKVYTLPSGEKLEYAKLYLNKDGIAELVILVAKISDSVMEHYLELKDGVWVSCDDHEKKMRSLVSTAEFKGTLILNIEDDKDTKECTIFETELLGITTRHFYPKPGHLVKKVTDGSSELWNSSKPLNVQGVYARWNGYFDDYCLSCLIHKRGNIELLVMIVVERLSEGKEYFERVNGTWKNLTRDEFDRKIEEIKGWSIP comes from the coding sequence atgaatgtatcttccattcttctgGCAACCTGTCTACTAGGACTATGCCGTTGCAGAAACTCAAGACTTCCCACTGACAGACTCTTTATCGAGGTTCTAGACGACTATGCAGAGGATGAAGTTGTCAGCTATCATCTCATAAAGGGaacaaggaagaatagatcGAGTGGCCAAAGACAGGTGTGGGATTTGGCCAACGGAACTGCCTATGAAGTAGAGCACACACTGCCTTTGGCTCTTAGATAcagtgatgaaaaggtagaaTATCTGACGGTGGAAGATTCTAGGGAACTAACTCACTCTAGACACGCTACTACTTTGGACATTTCTAGTATAGACTCATCATCTTACCAGTTCTTTGACTATTCCTTTGACGGTAATGCGACAAGACTTGTTGTTCCTAATAAGGgtttaaattttaaaaagttAGTGGATGGAAAGAGGAAGGTTTATACTCTGCCCTCTGGAGAAAAGCTCGAGTATGCCAAACTCTACCTTAACAAGGATGGTATAGCAGAGCTGGTAATTCTAGTAGCTAAGATATCTGATAGTGTAATGGAACATTATCTTGAACTAAAGGACGGGGTATGGGTATCCTGTGATGATCATGAAAAAAAGATGAGAAGTTTAGTTTCTACTGCAGAATTCAAGGGGACTTTAATCCTAAACATTGAAGACGATAAGGAtaccaaagaatgtacAATCTTTGAAACAGAATTACTAGGTATTACCACTAGACACTTTTATCCTAAGCCTGGCCATCTTGTCAAGAAGGTTACGGATGGGAGTAGTGAGTTGTGGAATTCCTCAAAACCTCTTAATGTACAGGGAGTCTATGCAAGGTGGAATGGATACTTTGACGACTATTGCCTTTCTTGTCTCATTCACAAACGTGGGAACATAGAACTACTAGTAATGATTGTAGTGGAAAGATTGTCAGAAGGAAAGGAATACTTTGAGAGGGTAAATGGAACCTGGAAGAATCTCACACGAGACGAATTTGACAGGAAGATAGAGGAGATTAAGGGATGGTCTATACCATAA